The Engraulis encrasicolus isolate BLACKSEA-1 chromosome 24, IST_EnEncr_1.0, whole genome shotgun sequence DNA window CTTCTAtgaagggtgtttttttttcagctctctgggacagtagcacggcaaaggctttctattgtgagtttggccaatcgttttgtccacaactggagcaagaaacagcacaaattgaagtgaatgccatacatgtcaacaactaacatttcccttactacacgcggcacgcgatgtaaacgcagttagcgatgatgcatgcgactagcgatttggacgaagatcctcgcatatcgccgcgtcataacgcatcgttgcgcacatgttctgttactcactcgatgttacatgtgtgcacacatgaatcaactgcaataccctttgtcacttcctaatgctttcccctcatgctgtgttaccgtgggactaattatctaaccaatacagaaccagcagcttgctatagcctacttttgaaagacagtattttccccttCACATTATACTACATgcctcgcgatcgactgccactcccctcgagatcgactggtagctcgcgatcgactggttgggcacccctggtctAGGCCAATGCGATTTCAGGCTGGTTGAATTTATTGTATCGCATACATTGATCACTAATCTACtgattcacttttttcactttgctGCTAACCCATAGGAAAACTCAGAAGAAGCCAAACTGATTGTTCCATTTGGAAATGCTAGACTGACTGGTGTATTactgttttggtttaggcacctCCCAAGGCTGCAGCCCCGGTGAAGACTCCTCCTGCCAAAGCAGCGGCCCCTGCAGAGTCCAGCAGCGAAGACTCctcagacgaggaggaggaagcagcCGCACCCCCCAGCAAGAAACCCAAATCCGGTATATGAAAATCTCTTGCGCGCTCTTTCTCATGCTCGCTCTCATAATACTCCATACATCACTGTTTATTGGCACATTTCTTTTCTTCCAAAGGTGCTCAAGGGTAAAtttgattttttgcacacactcccatacgcacacacacacacacttcagtacatgcacaaatacacctcTTTTGCTGGTTCACCAAGTCTACCTTTCACCTTTCTGCAtttacatacaggcacacacagactttgCTCCATATTGATGCGTGTAACGCTATAACTGAATACCTGAATGTGTGCTTTTACTGAGCCAGCTGAATGCCCCCCTCTGTCTGTGTCCCATGTGTCCAGGCCCATACAGTGCAGTGCCTCCCCCCTCCGCCCTGCagagcacacccacccctgcaggGGGTAGTAAGGCACAGAAGAAGGACGAGTCCTCTGACAGCAGTGAAGACAGCagcgatgaagaggaggagaaggctcCTGCTGCTGGTAGGAGCCAGAGAGTAGTTAGGCCCCTTCACGATTTTGAGCAGCGTATAGCGCATAGCAgcccaggaccccgtttctcgaaagtatTGTTGCgacccagttagcaacttacttggttgtaatgcaatttccccattGACAACCTACTTTGCTAGGGTTTTTTTGGTTAGCAAAGATGCTGTCAAGAAAAGAACCCGATCTTTAAATACGTCCTCCTTCAGGATTCATAAAGTACTCAACTACTACTAGCATCATCACCTAGAGAACAGTGGCATGCCTGCTGCTCAATTGTGAACGCAGCTGGTGTCTGCATATAGGTGTTGGACTTGTTTGATGAGGCTGTGACGGCTGTTGCCAAACTGCATCATGGCTAATTATCATAGTATACGGTGAAGTTCAACTACACACTTTCATTTGAATCAACTCTTGTGGTCCAAATTGCTTTTGCCGTCGCCAGCAACCCAATACAatgtcaattacttccattgccAGTGTCTCAAGTCGATTCTGGTGTATTTGTGCCATAACTATTATCTTCTCTTGTTGCAGCCCCGGCCAAAGCCGCTCCTCCCAAGCCTGCTGCCGCTGCTAAGAAGGACGAGTCCAGTTCAGACGGTACGTTCTCACAACGGTAGCATTTAATTTATGAAGTCCTTTTCCGCAAATGGCTGTATTTCACATTTTGACTCCTAAAGGGAagaccatgcatgcacgcacgctcgcacaaactcatttacacacccacacaggcagacACGTACACACCCCTATTTACTTCGTGAACTTCTCTCTGAACGACTTGGAGAGCCACTAATTATATGAAGTGTCCCATTTCCACTTTCCGAGGGCCGGAGCCACTTAGCTGAGCTTGGTTTCAAGGTTAATTGTACATCCCAAAAGAGTGCCTCTTTCATTGTAATTTAGCGTGTTGTTGTACTTAATGGGGAAGAATGGATCCGAGCCTCCTGAAATGCCAATTGAGCCATTTGTATCAAGAGCTGCTTGTGCATATGGCTCTCATTTGCGAAAGGCCACTTTCCCTGTTGCTCTTTGTTTTTAAGCCTAAATGTCACCATCCGTCTGTGCTCCATGGTGTCCTCACCACACTCCACtcctaatgccgtgtacagaccaagagcgaatggagcgaacgaagcgacggaagtcattatttctctatggagagcACGCGAACTGCGCTACcacagcgaattcgccaggagcgaagcttcttgcgctaccagagcgaattttgaagattaaactaaatctaatcgcaggcgaattcgctctgacgctgttcggcgacaaccaatcggaacattcatatctccgaatgtcccaggctgtcaagccagagccgttatgtgattagctgcatcaaacatggcaatgctgcgtctcgagcgaatacagcgtattcaaggcgaaacttcttctgctacccacgctaccaggcagcgtagttcgctcttggtctggacacggcataatgcTCCCCTTCCTACTGTTGGGGAGCTAGAAATCCAGGCCTGAGATGAACGCTGTTCTCTCATGctttttactttttcattttttatctttttttcttagAAGGAAGAGGTGGATCTCACTCAGTTCTTCTGTTCTTTGtaattctttcttcttcttttttacatagcagcagaaaaaaGGACAAATGTTTCCGTTGTTGGCTTCATCAGTGTCTAGACTTGTCTAGCTACTTCCTGAATGTATCAATGCGTCTCCCTTTTAATGTTATTCTTGTCATCTGCTGTGTTTCAAGTCACATGCAGCGGCTTTTACCCCTGTATTTCTCAGAAATATGTTCAGTATGGCCTAAATGGCTGAGACACCATACTAATGCAGGGGAGCAGGGGACCCGTCCTGGGGTCATTTCTTGCCGCTTCATTCCCGCTCCTCCCCATCTCTGccttccactcacttcctgtcaccagctTGCAATATCCTGTCAGTTTAAATGCTTAACCTAAAATACATATGGGGAAAAGaaatatgttttgtgtgtgtgtgcgtgcgtgcgtgtcgttgTAGATCTACTGACCTCATTATTACTGTGAAGCACATTGGACTGCCTCTGTGTATGAAGTGGACTGCCtctgtgtgtgggtcaaagacgtgcaaaatggcattgtcattcagtgtaacggataccttctgctgactgtaactgtaataaacatgactctttttatttatttatttttccagtgaattcatgacagcctcggctgtcatccatttacttgaaactatttaaaaatcatgtttttttacagttacagtcagcagaaggtatccgtctttgacccgtgtgctATAGTAATAAATCTTAGTCCTTGGCCATATTTCAAACAGTTAAGGCACTGTACCGTTATGCCGTAGACCCTGGTTCTGGTTCCGCCTGTGTCATTTATAGATCCTTACCTCTTTCTGCCAACTTTtccctgtctgttctccactttcctgttttatttttaaaaaggaaaGTAAATGATCTGGTTTTATCTTGGCTAACAACCCTTCTCTTCCCTACTGCTAGACTCCAgctcagaggaagaggaggaggccccAGCTAAAGCCGCCCCAGCTAAAGCAACCCCAGCACCAGTAGCCAAACCTGCTGCCCCACCTGCCAAGGCTGCAGCCGCCACCGCAGAGGAGTCCTCATCTGAAGAGTCCAGCTCTGAGGACGAAGAGGAGGCGCCTAAGAAGGCTGCAGCAGCCCCGGCTCCTAAGGCTACTCCCGCGGCCCCTGCACCTGTTAAAGCTGCTCCAGCAAAGAAGGCCCAGTCGTCAAGTTCAGGTAAGCAAGTGGCTGCATTTGTATTTGAtctgatttgattgattgatttatttatgtatttaacgGAGTGAGATCTTAAGTTTAAAAGCAAGGCGAAATCGTATGAAAGGGCCACCACtctgctatttaaaaaaaaaaaaaaagacattgcctaaatttatttgtttttctgtttctgtgcACGCATGTGTAGAATCTGATAGCTCAGAAGATGAAGCTCCGGCAACGaagccagcagcaccagcagccaagccagcagcagcagcagcagcagcagcagcaccagcagccaaGCCAGCAGCAGCCACCAAGGCAGCAGAGAGCAGCTCCGACTCGGACAGTGACAGCTCGGATGAAGAGGAGGCCGCTGCTCCACCAGCTAAGAAGCCCGCCGCCACAACACCTGTAaaggctcctgctgctgctgctgctgcaacgcCGGCCAAGGCAGCTGAGAGCAGCTCAGACTCCGACAGCTCGGATGAAGAGGACGAGGCGCCTGCCAAGGTGGCCACGCCTGCCAAGACGACCCCCGCTAAGGCTGCAGCAGCCCCACCTGCAAAGGCAGCGGCCGCGGAGAGTAGTTCAGACGAGGACagctcagaggaggaggaggaggcagctaaACCTGTGAAGGCGGCCACGCCTGCTAAGACCACACCTGCCAAGGCTGCAGCTCCACCGGCTAAGGCAGCAGAGAGCAGTTCAGACTCGGATAGTGACAGCTCTGATGAAGAGGAGGCTGCAGCAAAGACTCCTGCCAAGGTGACGCCTGCAAAGACGACGCCTGCCAAGGCAGCTCCGGCGGCAGCTGAGAGTAGCTCAGATGAGGACAGTTCTGATGACGAGGAGGAAGCCCCTGCTAAGGCTACTCCCGCCAAGGCGACGCCTGCAAAGACTACACCCGCCAAGgcagctccggctccggctccagcTCCAGCGGCAGCTGAAAGCAGCTCAGAGGAGGACAGCTCTGATGAGGAGGACGAGGCTCCCGCAAAACCAGCAGCAGCTACCACACCTGCAAAAGCCACACCTGCGAAAGCCACACCTGCCAAGGCAGCAGAGAGCAGTTCGGACTCAGACAGCTCTGATGAAGAGGACGAAGCCCCTGCAGCCAAGACCCCAGCCGCTGCTcctgctgcccctgctgctgcaGTGAAAACCACACCTGCTCCGAAGGCTGCAGCCGCAGCTGAGGAGAGCAGCAGTGACGACAGCtccagtgaggaagaggaggagacgacGAAGGCCAAGCCTGCATCCGCCCCCACCACACCCAAAACTCCCGTGGCCGCAGCTGCAGCTACCACGCCTACAGCCAAGAAAACGGCCAcggcagcagaggagagcagcagtGAAGAGGACAGCagcgatgaggaggaagaggccaCGACGGCTAAGGCCCCAGTAGCCAATGGCAAAGCGGCAACACCAGCTAAGGTGTGTACTACCTTTTTCTGATTTATCGTACCTGCTTTTATTGAGGACTTCTAATGTTGTGATTTAGTGTTTCGAAAGGCACTTCCAAATTATAATTTTTATTACTATTTTGTTATTATCattttaattgtttgttttaaTATAGAAAGACATTTCCAAATAAAATGTATGAATTatgattgttgttattattacgaAGGTGACTCCGGCTAAGAAGGCAGCAGCTGAGGAGTCGTCGTCCAGTGAGGAGAGCtcggatgaggaagaggagacgcCAGCAGCAACGGCGACTCCGAAGGCAGCAGCGGGAACGCCGGCAGCCAAGAGCACTCCTAAGCCTGCAGCAACACCAGCCAAGGAGGACAGCAGCTCTTCAGACGACTCCTCatccgaggaggaggaggcagcaaaGACGCCCGCCACTCCCAAGACGCCAGTCACGCCCATCATGAACGGTACTACCAAAGCCATTtcattcagagttgtgacaactgtggtacaggaagtcagttggtgacaCAATCCAAATAATTCTAAACAGTGCTtgcttcctggaactattttagAACCATGTCAACAGTGTGTCAAAAACTCCATGAGCCGCCAAACTTTTTGTAAAAAATGAACCAAGGGGTCAGTGGGATTAGCCTaacttacttccatggctctgggtaCTACTACCAGCATATACAACAAGTTTAAAATTGTGACCATATTATTGACATATGATGTGACATTGTGGCCATTGTATTACAATTGCAAATGGATATGGGAAATTGAGTACAGGTAGAGTTGGTGTACTGTGGAGTTGTGCAAATATGGATATGCACCAACTGGCAGTCATGGTTGTTATGGGTGTAAAAAAAGTGGAGGAGTAGTTGGGAGGTGTAATTTCGTTTcacatccaaaacgcatacaacCGTGAATTACATGCTCAACCATGATTTTTAAATGAGTTGGAAAACGCTTTGCATTGGTCTGCAAATGACACATTTGTTGTTCTTTTGTCAGGCACTAACGGCAAAAGGAAAAgagacgacgacgatgatgaggaagaggaggaactgGCCTCGAGTAAAACGCCCAAAAACCAACACCTGAAGACAGCCACGCCCCACTCTTTCCCTAAAGCTAATAGGAAGGTGAGcgtccagtcagtcagtcagtcagtgaggtgaggtggggtggaaaTGCTGTCGGGATGGATGATGAGTGGATCTTGTTCATGATCTCGGGCGCTGTTTAGACATAGCCATGTATTTTGATAAACATAACAAAATATCTTTGTTCACACTTTTGGCAACTCTGCATAAATATGCTGTCGAGAGCTGTCAAAGATGCgttgcatgcagacatgcagacactgaCATGCAGCACAGTCCATCATACTGTAGTGAAATCATGCAGTCTGCTGTGTTAGCCCCCCTGCGCCATCCCACACtctcagggattaaagttctccggcatATACCGGATTTCCGGCTTTTAGCGATTGCCCGTGgtttcatttgttttttaaatactcggaaataaattgacggtaaataaataaaaagacaaccgtaatccctcctgcgtttgtcagccaaaGGTAGCAAAGGAGCGCACTAAAgctaacattgttaaccaatcagaagaagaagggggcaggttTTAGGAAAGCGTCCTACTTCAGTATCTCGCTCGAGTCGGACCACCACAGAGGCGGCGGTTTACGAGCAGCTGCAGCAGTCGCCGACTCGCCGTTCTCATGccgcggtcacagagcagtgtcaacaactcgctctacatggcaaggcaccttgcaccgtttattgctctatgagcagaaatatgtgttaagattactaaactgcatgctatggattggtgatgccgttgtcgtcaaaaacataaatggaactggacattgtgtgtttggacatagcctacagaatgtcgataagcatacagtgttgatagagcttctctgctcagtgctaataattagctctccacaacacacaaggttctgtttttttccacagacgttcgattcctctgtgtcttttcataatttctgaacccaacttaaaacttaacacagagctgtcacagcatctcccggagtgtggagcggtcgagcggaccgtttatctgtgtctcatctcctaatgtcaaccactgcctgtgcattatgctaccggtagttccattcaaaataatggctggatagcgtgattcatgaatcaatcaccagattactttctggggttgttggaagaggttgtaggaagatgtgcttcagtctacaactacttgtgagaacaccaacagtaagagaataatttgt harbors:
- the nolc1 gene encoding nucleolar and coiled-body phosphoprotein 1, producing MAEQGSVPSDLYQHVYSFLLENKFAKAAKEFLKQSEVKPQDQNDAGLVDIFNFWVKSPEAKKRKAVTNGSEADGPSAKKTKKEAESSSSEDSSDEDEEAAPTKTPAAAPAPAKKPAAAESSSSEDSSDSEDEAEAKTPAKKVAAAPAPAPAPAPAAAAVAARKKDESSSSEESDSEDEAPAKPTAGGKAATAAPAKPAPAPAAAKKAAEESSSEDSSSEDEEPAKAPPKAAAPVKTPPAKAAAPAESSSEDSSDEEEEAAAPPSKKPKSGPYSAVPPPSALQSTPTPAGGSKAQKKDESSDSSEDSSDEEEEKAPAAAPAKAAPPKPAAAAKKDESSSDDSSSEEEEEAPAKAAPAKATPAPVAKPAAPPAKAAAATAEESSSEESSSEDEEEAPKKAAAAPAPKATPAAPAPVKAAPAKKAQSSSSESDSSEDEAPATKPAAPAAKPAAAAAAAAAPAAKPAAATKAAESSSDSDSDSSDEEEAAAPPAKKPAATTPVKAPAAAAAATPAKAAESSSDSDSSDEEDEAPAKVATPAKTTPAKAAAAPPAKAAAAESSSDEDSSEEEEEAAKPVKAATPAKTTPAKAAAPPAKAAESSSDSDSDSSDEEEAAAKTPAKVTPAKTTPAKAAPAAAESSSDEDSSDDEEEAPAKATPAKATPAKTTPAKAAPAPAPAPAAAESSSEEDSSDEEDEAPAKPAAATTPAKATPAKATPAKAAESSSDSDSSDEEDEAPAAKTPAAAPAAPAAAVKTTPAPKAAAAAEESSSDDSSSEEEEETTKAKPASAPTTPKTPVAAAAATTPTAKKTATAAEESSSEEDSSDEEEEATTAKAPVANGKAATPAKVTPAKKAAAEESSSSEESSDEEEETPAATATPKAAAGTPAAKSTPKPAATPAKEDSSSSDDSSSEEEEAAKTPATPKTPVTPIMNGTNGKRKRDDDDDEEEEELASSKTPKNQHLKTATPHSFPKANRKNVPFRRVVEEEVAVDPRLADNSFDAKMGADGDWGQKANNVLRFTKGKSFRHEKTKKKRGSYVGGAISTSVNSIKFDSD